One segment of Polyodon spathula isolate WHYD16114869_AA chromosome 20, ASM1765450v1, whole genome shotgun sequence DNA contains the following:
- the LOC121295534 gene encoding beta-arrestin-1-like isoform X1 — MTAKVYKKTSPNTKLTLYLGKRDFVDNVDSVEEVDGVVLVDPEYLKDRKVYVVLACAFRYGRDDLEVYGLSFRKDIYLHTVQVFPPTGEEKKPQTHLQQQLLKKLGEYAYPFNITIPTNLPCSVTLQPGPDDVGKSCGVDFEVKAFCAENLDEKIHKRNSVRLIIRKVQFAPTNTGEAPKAETVRQFMMSDKPLHLEASLDKEIYYHGETIQVNVKITNNTNKIVKKVKVSIDQMTDVVLYSLDKYSKTVLSEEFADNVSANSTFTKVYSVLPQLSDNRQKRGLALDGKLKHQDTNLASTTLLRPGIDKEVLGILVSYKVKVNLMVSRGGVLGDLTASDVAVEIPFTLMHPKPSESVSQEDIVIEEFARQNLHGEKDDEEEKEEKEEA; from the exons ATGACTGCAAA GGTCTATAAAAAAACCAGCCCCAACACCAAG CTCACTCTGTACTTGGGAAAGAGAGATTTCGTAGACAATGTGGATTCCGTCGAGGAAGTTG ATGGGGTTGTGCTGGTGGACCCCGAGTACCTCAAGGACAGGAAAG TGTACGTGGTGCTGGCCTGTGCGTTCCGCTACGGGAGGGATGACCTGGAAGTGTATGGGCTGTCGTTCAGGAAGGACATCTACCTGCACACTGTGCAGGTGTTCCCACCCACCGGAGAGGAGAAGAAACCCCAAACCCActtgcagcagcagctgctcaAGAAACTGGGCGAGTACGCCTACCCATTCAACATCACG ataCCAACTAACCTGCCCTGCTCAGTCACCCTGCAGCCCGGCCCTGACGATGTCGGCAAG TCCTGCGGGGTCGACTTTGAGGTCAAGGCGTTCTGTGCGGAGAACCTGGATGAGAAAATTCACAAAAG gAATTCAGTGCGGCTCATCATTCGGAAGGTGCAGTTCGCTCCCACCAACACAGGGGAGGCCCCGAAGGCAGAGACTGTGAGGCAGTTCATGATGTCAGACAAGCCCCTCCATCTGGAGGCTTCTTTGGACAAGGAG ATCTACTACCATGGAGAGACCATCCAAGTGAATGTGAAAATCACCAACAACACCAACAAGATTGTCAAGAAAGTCAAAGTGTCAA TTGATCAGATGACAGATGTCGTGCTGTACTCCCTGGATAAATACTCCAAGACCGTGCTGTCAGAGGAATTTGC TGACAATGTAAGCGCTAACTCCACCTTCACCAAGGTGTACAGCGTCCTGCCCCAGCTCTCCGACAACCGGCAGAAGCGTGGCCTGGCGCTGGATGGCAAGCTGAAGCACCAGGACACCAACCTGGCATCAACCACCTT GCTGCGGCCCGGAATAGATAAGGAAGTATTGGGAATTCTAGTGTCCTACAAGGTGAAGGTCAACTTGATGGTGTCTCGAGGAGG cGTCTTGGGAGATCTCACTGCCAG TGATGTTGCCGTGGAGATTCCCTTCACTCTGATGCACCCCAAGCCCAGCG AAAGCGTCAG CCAGGAAGACATTGTGATCGAGGAGTTTGCTCGTCAAAATCTGCACGGAGAGAAGGATGACgaagaggagaaagaggagaaagaggaggcCTAA
- the LOC121295534 gene encoding beta-arrestin-1-like isoform X2 has product MTAKVYKKTSPNTKLTLYLGKRDFVDNVDSVEEVDGVVLVDPEYLKDRKVYVVLACAFRYGRDDLEVYGLSFRKDIYLHTVQVFPPTGEEKKPQTHLQQQLLKKLGEYAYPFNITIPTNLPCSVTLQPGPDDVGKSCGVDFEVKAFCAENLDEKIHKRNSVRLIIRKVQFAPTNTGEAPKAETVRQFMMSDKPLHLEASLDKEIYYHGETIQVNVKITNNTNKIVKKVKVSIDQMTDVVLYSLDKYSKTVLSEEFADNVSANSTFTKVYSVLPQLSDNRQKRGLALDGKLKHQDTNLASTTLLRPGIDKEVLGILVSYKVKVNLMVSRGGVLGDLTASDVAVEIPFTLMHPKPSARKTL; this is encoded by the exons ATGACTGCAAA GGTCTATAAAAAAACCAGCCCCAACACCAAG CTCACTCTGTACTTGGGAAAGAGAGATTTCGTAGACAATGTGGATTCCGTCGAGGAAGTTG ATGGGGTTGTGCTGGTGGACCCCGAGTACCTCAAGGACAGGAAAG TGTACGTGGTGCTGGCCTGTGCGTTCCGCTACGGGAGGGATGACCTGGAAGTGTATGGGCTGTCGTTCAGGAAGGACATCTACCTGCACACTGTGCAGGTGTTCCCACCCACCGGAGAGGAGAAGAAACCCCAAACCCActtgcagcagcagctgctcaAGAAACTGGGCGAGTACGCCTACCCATTCAACATCACG ataCCAACTAACCTGCCCTGCTCAGTCACCCTGCAGCCCGGCCCTGACGATGTCGGCAAG TCCTGCGGGGTCGACTTTGAGGTCAAGGCGTTCTGTGCGGAGAACCTGGATGAGAAAATTCACAAAAG gAATTCAGTGCGGCTCATCATTCGGAAGGTGCAGTTCGCTCCCACCAACACAGGGGAGGCCCCGAAGGCAGAGACTGTGAGGCAGTTCATGATGTCAGACAAGCCCCTCCATCTGGAGGCTTCTTTGGACAAGGAG ATCTACTACCATGGAGAGACCATCCAAGTGAATGTGAAAATCACCAACAACACCAACAAGATTGTCAAGAAAGTCAAAGTGTCAA TTGATCAGATGACAGATGTCGTGCTGTACTCCCTGGATAAATACTCCAAGACCGTGCTGTCAGAGGAATTTGC TGACAATGTAAGCGCTAACTCCACCTTCACCAAGGTGTACAGCGTCCTGCCCCAGCTCTCCGACAACCGGCAGAAGCGTGGCCTGGCGCTGGATGGCAAGCTGAAGCACCAGGACACCAACCTGGCATCAACCACCTT GCTGCGGCCCGGAATAGATAAGGAAGTATTGGGAATTCTAGTGTCCTACAAGGTGAAGGTCAACTTGATGGTGTCTCGAGGAGG cGTCTTGGGAGATCTCACTGCCAG TGATGTTGCCGTGGAGATTCCCTTCACTCTGATGCACCCCAAGCCCAGCG CCAGGAAGACATTGTGA
- the rab41 gene encoding ras-related protein Rab-41 isoform X1: MSTTGGGEFGNPLRKFKLVFLGEQSVGKTSLITRFMYDSFDNTYQATIGIDFLSKTMYLEDRTVRLQLWDTAGQERFRSLIPSYIRDSTIAVVVYDITNLNSFQQTSKWIDDVRTERGSDVIIMLVGNKTDLADKRQITTEEGEQRAKELSVMFIETSAKTGYNVKQLFRRVAAALPGMDSTPEKSKEDMIDIKLEKPPEQPVSETSCSC; this comes from the exons ATGTCCACCACCGGAGGCGGAGAGTTCGGTAACCCGCTGCGGAAATTCAAGCTCGTTTTCCTGGGCGAGCAGAGCG TGGGGAAGACCTCCCTCATCACCAGATTCATGTACGACAGCTTTGACAATACCTACCAG gcaaCCATCGGAATAGATTTCCTgtcaaaaacaatgtatttagaGGATCGTACG GTTCGACTCCAGCTGTGGGACACGGCGGGTCAGGAGCGTTTCCGCAGCCTCATTCCCAGCTACATCCGCGACTCCACCATCGCGGTTGTGGTCTATGACATCACCA ACCTAAACTCCTTTCAACAAACCTCCAAGTGGATCGATGATGTCAGAACAGAGAGAGGAAGTGATGTCATTATTATGCTGGTCGGGAACAAAACAGACCTGGCTGATAAAAG ACAAATCACCACAGAAGAGGGGGAGCAGAGAGCTAAGGAGCTGAGTGTCATGTTCATTGAGACCAGCGCAAAGACTGGCTACAATGTCAAACAG tTGTTCCGTCGTGTGGCCGCTGCCCTGCCTGGGATGGACAGCACACCTGAGAAAAGCAAAGAGGACA TGATCGATATCAAACTGGAGAAGCCACCTGAACAGCCAGTCTCTGAGACCAGCTGCTCCTGCTAA
- the rab41 gene encoding ras-related protein Rab-41 isoform X2, with the protein MSTTGGGEFGNPLRKFKLVFLGEQSVGKTSLITRFMYDSFDNTYQATIGIDFLSKTMYLEDRTIRLQLWDTAGQERFRSLIPSYIRDSAAAVVVYDITNLNSFQQTSKWIDDVRTERGSDVIIMLVGNKTDLADKRQITTEEGEQRAKELSVMFIETSAKTGYNVKQLFRRVAAALPGMDSTPEKSKEDMIDIKLEKPPEQPVSETSCSC; encoded by the exons ATGTCCACCACCGGAGGCGGAGAGTTCGGTAACCCGCTGCGGAAATTCAAGCTCGTTTTCCTGGGCGAGCAGAGCG TGGGGAAGACCTCCCTCATCACCAGATTCATGTACGACAGCTTTGACAATACCTACCAG gcaaCCATCGGAATAGATTTCCTgtcaaaaacaatgtatttagaGGATCGTACG ATCCGGCTGCAGCTCTGGGACACGGCCGGACAGGAGCGATTCCGCAGTCTCATTCCCAGCTATATCCGCGACTCTGCCGCGGCCGTCGTGGTGTACGACATCACAA ACCTAAACTCCTTTCAACAAACCTCCAAGTGGATCGATGATGTCAGAACAGAGAGAGGAAGTGATGTCATTATTATGCTGGTCGGGAACAAAACAGACCTGGCTGATAAAAG ACAAATCACCACAGAAGAGGGGGAGCAGAGAGCTAAGGAGCTGAGTGTCATGTTCATTGAGACCAGCGCAAAGACTGGCTACAATGTCAAACAG tTGTTCCGTCGTGTGGCCGCTGCCCTGCCTGGGATGGACAGCACACCTGAGAAAAGCAAAGAGGACA TGATCGATATCAAACTGGAGAAGCCACCTGAACAGCCAGTCTCTGAGACCAGCTGCTCCTGCTAA
- the rab41 gene encoding ras-related protein Rab-41 isoform X4: MSTTGGGEFGNPLRKFKLVFLGEQSVGKTSLITRFMYDSFDNTYQATIGIDFLSKTMYLEDRTIRLQLWDTAGQERFRSLIPSYIRDSAAAVVVYDITNLNSFQQTSKWIDDVRTERGSDVIIMLVGNKTDLADKRQVSIEAAERKSCELNVMYIETSAKAGYNVKQLFRRVAAALPGMDSTPEKSKEDMIDIKLEKPPEQPVSETSCSC, encoded by the exons ATGTCCACCACCGGAGGCGGAGAGTTCGGTAACCCGCTGCGGAAATTCAAGCTCGTTTTCCTGGGCGAGCAGAGCG TGGGGAAGACCTCCCTCATCACCAGATTCATGTACGACAGCTTTGACAATACCTACCAG gcaaCCATCGGAATAGATTTCCTgtcaaaaacaatgtatttagaGGATCGTACG ATCCGGCTGCAGCTCTGGGACACGGCCGGACAGGAGCGATTCCGCAGTCTCATTCCCAGCTATATCCGCGACTCTGCCGCGGCCGTCGTGGTGTACGACATCACAA ACCTAAACTCCTTTCAACAAACCTCCAAGTGGATCGATGATGTCAGAACAGAGAGAGGAAGTGATGTCATTATTATGCTGGTCGGGAACAAAACAGACCTGGCTGATAAAAG ACAGGTCTCTATAGAGGCAGCTGAGCGGAAGTCCTGCGAGCTCAATGTGATGTACATAGAGACCAGCGCCAAGGCAGGCTATAACGTCAAGCAG tTGTTCCGTCGTGTGGCCGCTGCCCTGCCTGGGATGGACAGCACACCTGAGAAAAGCAAAGAGGACA TGATCGATATCAAACTGGAGAAGCCACCTGAACAGCCAGTCTCTGAGACCAGCTGCTCCTGCTAA
- the rab41 gene encoding ras-related protein Rab-41 isoform X3, translating into MSTTGGGEFGNPLRKFKLVFLGEQSVGKTSLITRFMYDSFDNTYQATIGIDFLSKTMYLEDRTVRLQLWDTAGQERFRSLIPSYIRDSTIAVVVYDITNLNSFQQTSKWIDDVRTERGSDVIIMLVGNKTDLADKRQVSIEAAERKSCELNVMYIETSAKAGYNVKQLFRRVAAALPGMDSTPEKSKEDMIDIKLEKPPEQPVSETSCSC; encoded by the exons ATGTCCACCACCGGAGGCGGAGAGTTCGGTAACCCGCTGCGGAAATTCAAGCTCGTTTTCCTGGGCGAGCAGAGCG TGGGGAAGACCTCCCTCATCACCAGATTCATGTACGACAGCTTTGACAATACCTACCAG gcaaCCATCGGAATAGATTTCCTgtcaaaaacaatgtatttagaGGATCGTACG GTTCGACTCCAGCTGTGGGACACGGCGGGTCAGGAGCGTTTCCGCAGCCTCATTCCCAGCTACATCCGCGACTCCACCATCGCGGTTGTGGTCTATGACATCACCA ACCTAAACTCCTTTCAACAAACCTCCAAGTGGATCGATGATGTCAGAACAGAGAGAGGAAGTGATGTCATTATTATGCTGGTCGGGAACAAAACAGACCTGGCTGATAAAAG ACAGGTCTCTATAGAGGCAGCTGAGCGGAAGTCCTGCGAGCTCAATGTGATGTACATAGAGACCAGCGCCAAGGCAGGCTATAACGTCAAGCAG tTGTTCCGTCGTGTGGCCGCTGCCCTGCCTGGGATGGACAGCACACCTGAGAAAAGCAAAGAGGACA TGATCGATATCAAACTGGAGAAGCCACCTGAACAGCCAGTCTCTGAGACCAGCTGCTCCTGCTAA